In the genome of [Limnothrix rosea] IAM M-220, the window GCAGCTTTTTAAACAGGCGAGAGAGGCTGAAAACCATTCATCTCACTAGCCGGAGCCCCAAGCTCAAGAGAACTGACAGCCACTGTCGACGGATCTTCTAGACCAACATCACTACAGAGCGGATCAATACCCAGACCATTACGAGGATATTCCGCACAAACCACCCTGTACCCATCAATGGCAGCATAAAGCTCCCCTTGAGAAAAGTCATTCAGGTAACCACACTGACCAATTTCACCCTTCGGTAGAGGAATAGCAAGATTCTGACCACGTTTTTGGAAAATTTTCTCCTGAGAAGACCAAAGAGTTTCCTTATTGAGCAAAATATCATGCCACAAACTCAGACCAAAAGAACTGATCAACCGCAGAATACGATGCATTTGCCGCTCAGAAATCCAGCCAGTCTGATAACTAACATAAGCACCAAAGCCCATCCCGATCGCCACCGCATGACCATGGAGTAAACCCGCCTCAATCTCAAAGCCCGGAGACCAAGTATGACCATAGGCATGGGGACGACATTGGTGAGTCTCATACAAATTGTCATATTCAGCCGCCACATAACTCCGTAGCGCACCACCAAGAATTCTTTGAGAAACATAATTAATCTCATCTTCCCCATGGCAGTTAGTCGTACCAAAACGCGTCGCAATCAGATCCGGGCCACCAATCTCCAAATTTCCGAAAAGCTCCGCATCTTTCACCGTCGCCATCTTCACAATCTCAGCAAGACCATGACGTAACCAGCCCTCATGCAAACTCTTAAAAAAGAACCGATCCGTTAACGACAAAATAGGCGGATGATACGCACCAAAAAGATTCTTATACCCAAAACCATCACAACAAGTCCGCGGCGAAGGCCCCGCATCAATACCCGCCACAATCGAAGTCGATAGCATGACATAAGGCGTATTACGGTGGTAAAGCGCACAAGCCAAACCGCCAGTATCCGTCAGCACACCACCACCCACAATGAGCACCGGCTCATTACGAGAAACACCCAGACGCTTAAAATCGCCCAGCATCCGCTCAACAGTATGCATCCCCTTATCCACTTCCATCGCCCGATAAACCAATTTATCTAGGGGAATACCATGGTGCTCAAAATATTCATTAATTTGTTCGCCATAGTATTTCTCGACATTTTGATCAACCAGACAAACACAACGATCTAGAGAAATATAAGTATCACGAAGAATTGTTTGATCTTTATCTAAAACCCGATCAACAAGGCGCACAGAAGTGAACGTGCTCGTCCCCATTACCGCTTCAATGACTTGATCATCCTTAGTACTTTCCACAAAACCATAGCTTTCCCGATAACTTGAAGTGGGAAAAACAGCATGGGGATTTGTTTGAACAAGCTCTTCCGTTAAAGCATGGTAAAAATTTGCTTGCTGCGTCTGAGTAAGACGATTGAGAAGTTTGACAGAACCAAAATTTGATTGGTGAATTCTATCAGCAAATTTATGCCATTTGTTCCCTAGAGATTCGTCAAAGGCTGTGATCATCTCCGCAAAAAAACCGAAAAAGCGGCTAAGGGAAAAGTTCAACCCACTACGCAGATTGCGACAAGCAGAAATACCTGCTACTGCACCAGCTTCCGCTAACTCTGCACCAAGCTCTGGGCTAAAGGCTGGACTATTGATGAGAGCCAGCAGTAAATTTTTAAATTTGTCGCTGGCACAAATGGCTTCAATGGATTCTTCTAGTTTGGGATAGGCAAGGGATTCTGTCTCAAATTCTTTAATAAATTTTTCGATTGCTTGTGTCGTCTTGCTCATGACTTAGTTACGAAGAAACGGTTTTTAAACTATTAGCAGAAACATTTTTTCTCTAATTGTTAATTTATGTTAACACAATATTTTTGCTTTCCTGAACTTGAGTTTAATATTTTTTTAATAATCCTCGATGTGATATTTTATACGGTTAATCGAATTGCTAGATTATGAATGGGTTAACGTAAAATGAGACTATGAATATTTTGCTCAAGACCATTGCAATGAAATTATTTTGTCTGTATCGAATTCAACAAAAAAATCTCGATTTATTAGGGAAATGTGAGGGTATGGGCATTTAGAATATCAATTGTGTGAATTGTCTGGATGGGGAAGAGTTCTATAAATCATGTGCTATTCTCTGGTTGTCGAAAAGTGATGTGGAAAAGCTATAAATTAAAAAGATAAGGGGAGTTTAAAGGGGACTCTATTGGCTGTTAGTAATAAGCTTCGATTAAAAGTCCAGTCATTTATTCAGCTTTTGGTGGTTACAAATCGACTGGGGGATGAGCAGAAGTCACTTTTTGCAGGAGGTGTCGACCAGGATGATCTGCTGATCATTAATACTTCTGATAGATTATTTTTTTTGTTTTTGTTGCTCTCTCTGATCTATGGGCAAAAAAATGTGGTTTTGTTTAATCCTTCTTGGTCACTAGAGGAGCAGGAGCTGGTAAAAAGGCTGGTCTTGAGTGGGTCTGCGGATATTGGAGGGGGGATATTCGGTGCGCAATCGGCGGTAGTTTCGTCTATTTTCTTGATTCCAACGGGTGGGACTTCGGGGAAGGTCAAGTTTGCAATTCACGATTTGGCTGGTCTTGCGGCTTCTGTTGCTGGATTTCGAGCTTTTTTTGGGCTAGAGCGAGTGCATTGTTTTTGTGTGTTGCCGCTTTATCATGTGAGCGGCTTGATGCAGGTGATGCGATCGCTGCTGAGTGAGGGGCAGTTTTATTTGGGAAATTATGGGGAACTGAAACGGGGTGTTGTGCCGGAGGGGGATTTTTCGGATTTTTGTATTTCGTTGGTGCCGACGCAATTGCAGGTGTTGTTAGATGTTTGTCCGGAATGGTTGCAACGGTTTCGCTTAATTCTTATTGGTGGTGCGCCTGCGTGGCGATCGCTCCTTGAAAAAGCCCGAAACTATCGTCTTAATGTTGCGCTGACCTATGGCATGACGGAAACGGCATCGCAGGTGGTGGCGCTAAAGCCGGAGGATTTTCTGGCGGGAAAAGATTGTGTAGGTCAGGTTTTACCTCATGCTCAGATTCATCTGGATTCAGAGGGCTTGATTTCTATTGAGGCAAAGTCGCTATTTTATGGTTATTATCCTGACTGGCGCGGCGATCGCCCTTTTGTGACGGATGATATTGGTTACTTTGACGACGAAGGGTATCTGCATATTGTGGGTCGCAAAAGCCAAAAAATTATTAGCGGTGGCGAAAATATTTACCCGGCAGAAATTGAAGCGACCATTCAAGCAACGGGTCTAGTGGAAGATGTGGCCGTTTGTGGCATACCTGATGAGTATTGGGGAGAGGCTGTAATTGCTGTTGTTGTACTGAAGTCTCTCGCCACTGTTGAAGTAATAAAAGCGGCGATCGCCACGAAATTAAGTCGCTACAAATTACCAAAACACTGGCTAAACGTCGCTAAACTACCGCGTAATGCCCAAGGCAAGCTAAACCGAACAGTTTTGCGGGAAATGATTGAAAAAGACTATCAGTCCTAGGAAAGCTGACTTTATCTTGTAGATTTGTTAAGGAATCGGAAAGTTCTTACTACAACCAACGA includes:
- a CDS encoding sedoheptulose 7-phosphate cyclase; translated protein: MSKTTQAIEKFIKEFETESLAYPKLEESIEAICASDKFKNLLLALINSPAFSPELGAELAEAGAVAGISACRNLRSGLNFSLSRFFGFFAEMITAFDESLGNKWHKFADRIHQSNFGSVKLLNRLTQTQQANFYHALTEELVQTNPHAVFPTSSYRESYGFVESTKDDQVIEAVMGTSTFTSVRLVDRVLDKDQTILRDTYISLDRCVCLVDQNVEKYYGEQINEYFEHHGIPLDKLVYRAMEVDKGMHTVERMLGDFKRLGVSRNEPVLIVGGGVLTDTGGLACALYHRNTPYVMLSTSIVAGIDAGPSPRTCCDGFGYKNLFGAYHPPILSLTDRFFFKSLHEGWLRHGLAEIVKMATVKDAELFGNLEIGGPDLIATRFGTTNCHGEDEINYVSQRILGGALRSYVAAEYDNLYETHQCRPHAYGHTWSPGFEIEAGLLHGHAVAIGMGFGAYVSYQTGWISERQMHRILRLISSFGLSLWHDILLNKETLWSSQEKIFQKRGQNLAIPLPKGEIGQCGYLNDFSQGELYAAIDGYRVVCAEYPRNGLGIDPLCSDVGLEDPSTVAVSSLELGAPASEMNGFQPLSPV
- a CDS encoding AMP-binding protein, producing the protein MAVSNKLRLKVQSFIQLLVVTNRLGDEQKSLFAGGVDQDDLLIINTSDRLFFLFLLLSLIYGQKNVVLFNPSWSLEEQELVKRLVLSGSADIGGGIFGAQSAVVSSIFLIPTGGTSGKVKFAIHDLAGLAASVAGFRAFFGLERVHCFCVLPLYHVSGLMQVMRSLLSEGQFYLGNYGELKRGVVPEGDFSDFCISLVPTQLQVLLDVCPEWLQRFRLILIGGAPAWRSLLEKARNYRLNVALTYGMTETASQVVALKPEDFLAGKDCVGQVLPHAQIHLDSEGLISIEAKSLFYGYYPDWRGDRPFVTDDIGYFDDEGYLHIVGRKSQKIISGGENIYPAEIEATIQATGLVEDVAVCGIPDEYWGEAVIAVVVLKSLATVEVIKAAIATKLSRYKLPKHWLNVAKLPRNAQGKLNRTVLREMIEKDYQS